The Deinococcus wulumuqiensis R12 genome has a window encoding:
- a CDS encoding C40 family peptidase yields the protein MKAAHLLTTISALSLTTAGAATYTVKAGDTLSRIAGIYGTDAASLMRLNGLRSTTIQVGQRLQVGSGFTKTNTAQTAKAPAATGGSRVYVNAAASRYLGIRYVLGGNGYGGIDCSAYTMRVFQQMGVNLPRTAAAQWGVGYSVSSRNLQAGDLVFFNTTGRGVSHVGVYLGNGMMANANSYYGRTVVEPLFSNPYWASRYLGARRVIG from the coding sequence ATGAAAGCCGCCCACCTCCTGACCACCATCTCCGCCCTGAGCTTGACCACTGCCGGAGCCGCCACCTACACCGTTAAAGCCGGAGACACCCTCTCCCGTATCGCCGGGATATACGGCACCGATGCCGCCAGCCTCATGCGCCTCAACGGTCTGCGCAGCACGACCATTCAGGTGGGTCAGCGCCTGCAAGTCGGCTCGGGCTTTACCAAAACCAACACCGCACAGACGGCGAAAGCCCCAGCCGCCACCGGGGGCAGCCGCGTCTACGTGAACGCCGCTGCCAGCCGCTACCTCGGCATCCGCTACGTGCTGGGCGGCAATGGCTACGGCGGCATCGATTGCAGCGCCTACACCATGCGTGTGTTTCAGCAGATGGGCGTGAACCTGCCGCGCACCGCCGCCGCCCAGTGGGGCGTGGGTTACTCGGTGAGCAGCCGCAACCTCCAGGCGGGCGACCTGGTGTTCTTCAACACCACCGGGCGCGGCGTGAGCCACGTGGGCGTGTACCTGGGCAACGGCATGATGGCGAACGCCAACTCCTACTATGGCCGCACCGTGGTCGAGCCTCTGTTCAGCAACCCCTACTGGGCCAGCCGCTACCTCGGCGCCCGCCGCGTCATCGGCTAA
- the pgi gene encoding glucose-6-phosphate isomerase, with amino-acid sequence MSRLTDLPAWQALEDHYYEVQGLHLRDLFAADPQRGERLSAEGAGLYLDYSKHRVTDETLRRLLALADEAGVARKRDAMFAGEKINVTEGRAVLHTALRAPRDAVIEVDGKNVVPDVHEVLERMSDFAERVRGGEWLGFTGQPIKNIVNIGIGGSDLGPVMAYEALRPYAQRDLTVRFVSNIDGTDLTEKVRDLDPAQTLFIVSSKTFTTQETMTNAHSARAWLLSSLKDEAAIARHFVAVSTNAEAVQKFGIDTANMFGFWDWVGGRYSMDSAIGLSVMVAVGTEHFRELLAGFHDMDEHFRTAPAGENLPMLMGLLGIWYNNFFGAETLAVLPYDQSLAYFPAYLQQLDMESNGKHVTLGGAEVDYQTGPVVWGQPGTNGQHAFYQLIHQGTKLIPCDFIGFCRSHHPLPPHHDLLMANVFAQTEALAFGKTLEQVLEGGVAPDIAPHRVFEGNRPTSTLLADQLTPRILGALIALYEHKVFVQGAVWDINSFDQWGVELGKVLAGKIAPELQAEAEPELTHDSSTNALIRRYRARR; translated from the coding sequence ATGAGCCGCCTGACCGACCTGCCCGCCTGGCAAGCCCTGGAAGACCACTACTACGAGGTGCAGGGGTTGCACCTGCGCGACCTGTTCGCCGCCGACCCGCAGCGCGGCGAGCGCCTGAGCGCCGAGGGGGCCGGGCTGTACCTCGACTACTCCAAGCACCGCGTGACCGACGAGACGCTGCGGCGGCTGCTGGCGCTGGCGGACGAGGCGGGCGTGGCAAGGAAACGTGACGCGATGTTCGCGGGCGAGAAAATCAACGTGACCGAGGGCCGCGCCGTGCTGCACACCGCTCTGCGTGCGCCGCGTGACGCCGTGATTGAGGTGGACGGCAAAAACGTGGTGCCCGACGTTCACGAAGTGCTGGAGCGCATGAGCGACTTTGCCGAGCGGGTTCGCGGCGGGGAGTGGCTGGGCTTTACCGGGCAGCCCATCAAAAATATCGTCAACATCGGCATCGGCGGCTCGGACCTCGGCCCGGTGATGGCGTATGAGGCGCTGAGGCCCTACGCCCAGCGCGACCTGACCGTGCGCTTCGTGTCGAACATCGACGGCACCGACCTGACCGAAAAGGTGCGCGACCTCGACCCCGCGCAGACCCTGTTCATCGTCAGTTCCAAGACCTTCACCACCCAGGAAACGATGACGAACGCGCACTCGGCGCGGGCCTGGCTGCTGAGCAGCCTGAAAGACGAAGCCGCCATTGCCCGGCATTTCGTGGCCGTATCCACCAACGCCGAAGCGGTGCAGAAATTCGGCATCGACACCGCCAACATGTTCGGCTTCTGGGACTGGGTGGGGGGCCGCTACAGCATGGACAGCGCCATCGGCCTGAGCGTGATGGTCGCGGTGGGGACAGAGCATTTCCGCGAGTTGCTCGCCGGATTCCACGACATGGACGAGCATTTCCGCACCGCGCCCGCCGGGGAAAACCTGCCGATGCTGATGGGGCTGCTGGGCATCTGGTACAACAACTTCTTCGGCGCGGAGACGCTCGCGGTGCTGCCCTACGACCAGTCCCTCGCCTACTTCCCGGCCTACCTGCAACAGCTCGACATGGAGAGCAACGGCAAGCATGTGACCCTCGGCGGCGCGGAGGTGGACTACCAGACCGGGCCAGTCGTCTGGGGGCAACCCGGCACCAACGGCCAGCACGCCTTTTACCAACTGATTCACCAGGGCACCAAACTGATTCCCTGCGACTTCATCGGGTTTTGCCGCTCTCATCACCCCCTGCCGCCGCACCACGACCTCCTGATGGCGAACGTCTTTGCGCAGACCGAGGCACTGGCGTTCGGCAAAACATTGGAGCAGGTGCTGGAAGGTGGCGTGGCTCCCGACATCGCCCCCCACCGCGTTTTTGAGGGCAACCGCCCCACCTCCACCCTGCTGGCCGACCAGCTCACCCCGCGCATCCTGGGGGCGCTCATCGCCCTGTACGAGCACAAGGTCTTCGTGCAGGGGGCCGTCTGGGACATCAACTCCTTCGACCAGTGGGGCGTGGAACTCGGCAAGGTGCTGGCAGGCAAAATCGCACCCGAGCTTCAAGCCGAGGCCGAGCCGGAGCTGACCCACGATTCCAGCACGAACGCGCTGATTCGGCGCTACCGGGCAAGGCGGTAG
- a CDS encoding uracil-DNA glycosylase: MTGSSSLPQADWPGSAALRALEERNRGCAACPLRVSASRVVVSEGDPRAPLLIVGEGPGAEEDRDGRPFVGQAGQLLDRILAAAGIAREEVYLTNVTKCRAPHNRPPQPLETATCTALWLEPQLALLRPRVVLALGNTAAQFLLGTSQGITQLRGQWFSYRHPAWPDPALLMPLLHPAYLLRHPARTPGGPKSLTWRDIREVAAVLRGEKEAGSVQGRPQTAPGGLFADL, translated from the coding sequence ATGACCGGCTCCTCTTCCCTGCCGCAGGCCGACTGGCCGGGGTCGGCGGCGCTGCGGGCGCTGGAAGAACGCAACCGGGGCTGCGCCGCCTGTCCGCTGCGGGTCAGCGCCTCGCGGGTGGTGGTGTCCGAGGGCGACCCCAGGGCACCCCTGCTGATCGTGGGCGAAGGCCCCGGCGCCGAGGAGGACCGCGACGGGCGACCCTTCGTGGGGCAGGCCGGGCAACTGCTGGACCGCATTCTGGCGGCGGCGGGCATCGCGCGCGAAGAGGTTTACCTCACCAACGTGACCAAGTGCCGCGCTCCGCACAACCGCCCGCCCCAGCCCCTGGAGACAGCCACCTGCACCGCGCTGTGGCTGGAGCCGCAACTCGCGCTGCTGCGTCCGCGCGTGGTGCTGGCCCTGGGCAACACGGCGGCCCAGTTTCTGCTCGGCACGTCGCAGGGCATCACGCAGCTGCGCGGGCAGTGGTTTTCCTACCGCCACCCCGCCTGGCCGGACCCCGCGCTGCTGATGCCGCTGCTGCATCCCGCCTACCTGCTGCGCCATCCGGCGCGCACTCCGGGCGGCCCCAAGAGCCTGACCTGGCGCGACATTCGTGAGGTGGCCGCCGTCCTGCGCGGTGAAAAGGAGGCGGGTTCCGTCCAGGGTCGGCCCCAGACGGCGCCGGGCGGCCTCTTCGCAGACCTGTAA
- a CDS encoding MFS transporter gives MSTPTLPASSAAVASRHGAAIALAVTAGHFINDAYGAMLTPLMPALQSKYGVSIAAVTFLSSVYSLTSSVLQPLLGIVGERIDRRYAAALGPLMTGIGLTLMGFVPWFGALVLLVAVAGFGSGFFHPAGAAYVAQNSPADKRGLWASLFSAGGTGGMALGPVFAGVGLTHLPWFALIGAVIAAVTFAVTPSGVQKAKRVGLAEYVGIFRGPLVWLWGMAVLRSLASMGYNVMLPFMLLARGFGAREVGLTLAVYSVASAVGGIVGGRYSDKYGRTAVLRAAILSTIPFFAVLILSSPADWWFYPLTFLVGAAVNASIPVGVVTAQEYAPQHVAVASSIMMGFSWGVAGVLVFLVGALADATTPQTAALASLALLIPSALIAYRLPEPQKVKFEA, from the coding sequence ATGTCCACGCCCACCCTTCCCGCCTCGTCTGCGGCAGTGGCCAGCCGCCACGGGGCCGCCATCGCCCTGGCCGTGACCGCCGGGCACTTCATCAACGACGCGTATGGGGCGATGCTGACCCCGCTGATGCCCGCGCTGCAAAGCAAATACGGCGTGAGTATCGCCGCCGTCACCTTTCTGAGCAGTGTCTACAGCCTGACCAGCAGCGTGCTGCAACCGCTGCTCGGCATCGTGGGAGAGCGCATCGACCGCCGTTACGCCGCCGCGCTCGGCCCGCTGATGACGGGCATCGGCCTGACGCTGATGGGCTTCGTGCCCTGGTTCGGGGCGCTGGTTCTGCTCGTGGCGGTGGCGGGCTTCGGCTCCGGGTTTTTTCACCCGGCGGGCGCGGCGTATGTGGCGCAAAACAGCCCCGCCGACAAGCGTGGCCTGTGGGCCAGCCTCTTCAGCGCGGGCGGCACCGGGGGCATGGCGCTCGGCCCGGTGTTCGCGGGGGTGGGGCTGACGCATCTGCCCTGGTTCGCGCTGATCGGCGCGGTCATCGCCGCCGTGACCTTCGCCGTCACGCCCAGCGGGGTGCAGAAGGCCAAGCGGGTAGGGCTGGCCGAATACGTCGGCATTTTCCGGGGGCCGCTGGTGTGGCTGTGGGGCATGGCGGTGCTGCGTTCGCTCGCCAGCATGGGCTACAACGTGATGCTGCCTTTCATGCTGCTCGCCAGGGGCTTCGGCGCGCGTGAAGTCGGCCTGACCCTCGCCGTGTACTCGGTGGCGAGTGCGGTGGGCGGCATCGTGGGCGGACGCTACAGCGACAAATATGGCCGCACGGCGGTGCTGCGGGCGGCCATTCTGAGCACCATTCCCTTTTTCGCCGTCCTGATTCTGTCCAGTCCTGCCGACTGGTGGTTTTACCCGCTGACCTTCCTGGTCGGGGCCGCCGTCAACGCCAGCATTCCGGTGGGTGTCGTCACCGCGCAGGAGTACGCGCCGCAGCATGTCGCCGTCGCCAGTTCCATCATGATGGGCTTTTCCTGGGGCGTGGCCGGGGTGCTGGTCTTTCTGGTGGGCGCGCTGGCCGACGCGACCACGCCGCAGACCGCCGCCCTCGCCAGCCTCGCCCTGCTGATTCCGAGTGCGCTGATTGCGTACCGCTTGCCGGAGCCGCAGAAGGTGAAGTTTGAGGCGTAG
- a CDS encoding chloride channel protein — MRFPLSRTPIPRAVRLRLESGRVVVLSVLLGGVVGVLCIGLRLLLDLLRPLTAWLSGYAPPGTPGEGGLLMAFGHVSPLLLLLLPLAGAASAWLVPALPGGAFAQLVRGAHHPQRGAATGSEGWPPVRAQVRTLLGTLLAYVSGLLVGRDSLFVLLGQLGTRVLGSLTRLDAGELRMLMLAGAAAGLGAVLHAPLAAAVLVAEVLYRRFEFEFEVLMPCVLASVAAYAAYGLAFGFAPLLRVPYGGQLPPLEQLPALATVALAVTGAGWLLLHACRLLPASLTDGRWRPALGAVFGLATAGIALLATPAVLGDGSGWLQVGLSGFMGADAGAQGLWRWLLLALGARLAFGGSVLPSVGIGGLLGVGLSHVLHTDPAVAGLIGAVAFLTVTLNVPLGATLLAVAWGGDSMLPLALLAAGVAHVLSGEPGIVPGQLRSRADGALAQTPSVPVLPDTVRALPRRPAPTSGTPYVPDLEAADQTGRQLYRRPVPPSWRGAKLKLLALPPEVEVVGVMRGGTVQLPRPELRLTDGDDLILLAQPDAYATLENRLRLPGA; from the coding sequence ATGCGTTTTCCTCTGTCCCGCACTCCGATCCCCCGCGCTGTCCGGCTGCGCCTGGAATCGGGCCGTGTGGTGGTGCTCAGCGTCCTGCTGGGCGGGGTGGTCGGGGTGCTGTGCATCGGGCTGCGGCTGCTGCTCGACCTGCTGCGTCCGCTCACAGCCTGGCTGAGCGGCTACGCTCCCCCCGGCACCCCCGGCGAGGGCGGCCTGCTGATGGCGTTCGGTCACGTCTCTCCCCTGCTGCTGTTGCTGCTGCCGCTGGCAGGGGCGGCCTCCGCGTGGCTGGTTCCGGCGCTGCCCGGCGGGGCGTTCGCGCAACTGGTGCGCGGCGCCCACCACCCCCAGCGCGGCGCGGCGACGGGCAGTGAAGGCTGGCCGCCCGTGCGTGCCCAGGTCCGCACGCTGCTGGGCACGTTGCTGGCCTACGTGAGTGGCCTGCTGGTGGGACGCGATTCGCTGTTCGTGCTGCTGGGGCAACTCGGCACCCGGGTGCTAGGCAGCCTGACCCGGCTGGACGCGGGCGAGCTGCGCATGCTGATGCTTGCCGGGGCCGCCGCCGGGCTGGGCGCCGTGCTGCACGCGCCGCTGGCCGCCGCCGTGCTCGTGGCCGAGGTGCTCTACCGCCGCTTCGAGTTCGAATTCGAGGTGCTGATGCCGTGTGTGCTGGCGTCGGTGGCGGCCTACGCTGCCTACGGCCTCGCCTTCGGGTTCGCGCCGCTGCTGCGGGTGCCGTATGGCGGCCAACTGCCGCCGCTGGAACAGCTTCCCGCCCTGGCGACGGTGGCCCTGGCCGTGACCGGCGCGGGCTGGCTGCTGCTGCACGCCTGCCGCCTGCTGCCCGCGTCGCTGACCGACGGGCGCTGGCGTCCCGCGCTGGGGGCCGTTTTCGGGCTGGCGACGGCGGGAATCGCCCTGCTGGCGACGCCTGCGGTGCTGGGAGACGGCTCGGGCTGGTTGCAGGTGGGACTGAGTGGATTTATGGGCGCCGACGCCGGGGCGCAGGGGCTGTGGCGCTGGCTGCTGCTGGCGCTGGGGGCCAGGCTCGCTTTCGGGGGCAGCGTGTTGCCTTCGGTGGGCATCGGCGGGCTGCTGGGGGTGGGGCTGAGCCACGTCCTCCACACCGACCCGGCGGTGGCCGGACTGATCGGCGCGGTCGCGTTTCTCACCGTGACCCTCAACGTGCCGCTGGGGGCCACCCTGCTCGCGGTGGCCTGGGGGGGCGACAGCATGTTGCCGCTGGCGCTGCTCGCGGCGGGGGTGGCCCACGTCCTGAGCGGCGAACCCGGCATCGTTCCCGGGCAGTTGCGCTCACGGGCCGACGGCGCCCTCGCCCAGACGCCGAGCGTCCCGGTTCTGCCCGACACGGTGCGTGCCCTTCCCCGGCGCCCGGCCCCGACTTCCGGGACCCCATACGTCCCTGACCTTGAAGCAGCTGACCAGACGGGGCGGCAACTTTACCGCCGCCCCGTTCCCCCCAGCTGGCGCGGAGCCAAACTCAAGCTGCTGGCCCTGCCCCCCGAAGTCGAAGTGGTCGGCGTCATGCGCGGCGGCACCGTGCAGCTTCCCCGCCCCGAACTGCGCCTGACCGACGGCGACGACCTGATTCTGCTGGCCCAGCCGGACGCTTACGCCACCCTGGAAAACCGGCTGCGTCTGCCAGGGGCGTAA
- a CDS encoding septum site-determining protein MinC, with product MKLRGTLGGLNLLLEPGDTGDTVRRSLQTYRHMLAAHITVEIQGDTPPEAVEAAFQGVREAGGTLGRVRAPRVTVNVPTAAASDPVPSAQTVIVPHSVRAGFRGEYRGSVVVLGDVNPGAELIAAGDVIVAGALRGVVHAGYGGTHPDPIVWARPIASAQIRIGDAVARAPEGSSNMRRTDRTERAERAYLQDGMIVIDVQ from the coding sequence ATGAAGCTCCGAGGCACCCTGGGAGGACTCAACCTCCTGCTCGAACCGGGCGACACCGGCGACACCGTACGCCGCTCGCTCCAGACCTACCGGCATATGCTCGCGGCCCACATCACCGTGGAAATTCAGGGCGACACGCCCCCCGAAGCGGTGGAAGCGGCCTTTCAGGGCGTGCGCGAAGCCGGGGGCACCCTGGGGCGGGTTCGGGCGCCGCGCGTGACGGTCAACGTGCCCACCGCTGCCGCGTCCGACCCCGTGCCGAGTGCCCAGACCGTGATCGTGCCCCACAGCGTGCGGGCGGGCTTTCGCGGCGAGTACCGGGGCAGTGTGGTGGTCCTGGGTGACGTGAACCCCGGCGCCGAACTGATCGCTGCGGGGGACGTGATCGTGGCCGGGGCGCTGCGTGGGGTGGTTCATGCCGGGTACGGCGGCACCCATCCGGACCCCATCGTGTGGGCACGGCCGATTGCCAGCGCCCAGATTCGCATCGGCGACGCCGTGGCGCGCGCCCCTGAGGGCAGCAGCAACATGCGCCGCACCGACCGCACCGAACGGGCCGAGCGGGCTTATCTGCAAGACGGCATGATCGTGATCGACGTGCAGTAG
- the lysA gene encoding diaminopimelate decarboxylase: MPLSRHALSDAAQRFGTPLYVYDDAELTAARRRVQQAFGTARVFYAMKANPNLTLLRGFAAAGLGFECVSLGELARAEALGLSGERLILNGPAKSDAEYAAAARLGATIVVDREEEVMLLPPGSRVLVRVNPSLTVSTHDHLATGTARSKFGLTPEQVPGTLNELRDAGHEVLGLHVHIGSAIEQAEDFTAAFARVTALRSQVGELGVLNVGGGWQSNADLPGIAYEAHEAARAFGAELWVEPGRYLVAGAGWLLTRVVGTKRTGRNFCLVDAGMTEFLRPMLYGAAHPLYPMWDALATEIWDVAGPACESGDLLARGVPLPTPQRGQLLVIGEVGAYGASMSSSYLSRPRPAEALWDGQEWHLIRRRETPQETWAAEV; the protein is encoded by the coding sequence CGCCGAGCTGACGGCGGCGCGGCGGCGGGTGCAGCAGGCCTTCGGCACGGCCCGCGTCTTTTACGCCATGAAAGCCAACCCCAACCTGACCCTGCTCAGGGGCTTCGCGGCGGCGGGGCTGGGCTTCGAGTGCGTCAGCCTGGGCGAACTCGCCCGCGCCGAGGCGCTGGGGCTGTCCGGCGAGCGCCTCATTCTCAACGGTCCGGCCAAGAGTGACGCCGAGTACGCGGCGGCGGCGCGGCTGGGGGCGACCATCGTGGTGGACCGCGAGGAGGAGGTCATGCTGCTGCCCCCCGGCTCGCGGGTGCTGGTGCGCGTCAACCCGTCCCTGACCGTCAGCACCCACGACCACCTCGCCACCGGCACCGCCCGCAGCAAGTTCGGCCTGACCCCCGAGCAGGTGCCCGGCACCCTGAACGAGCTGCGCGACGCCGGACACGAGGTGCTGGGCCTGCACGTCCACATCGGCAGCGCCATCGAACAGGCCGAGGACTTCACGGCGGCCTTTGCGCGCGTCACCGCGCTGCGCTCGCAGGTGGGCGAACTGGGGGTGCTCAACGTGGGCGGTGGCTGGCAGTCCAACGCCGACCTGCCCGGCATCGCCTACGAAGCGCACGAGGCGGCGCGGGCCTTCGGCGCCGAGCTGTGGGTCGAGCCGGGCCGGTATCTGGTGGCGGGCGCGGGCTGGCTGCTCACCCGCGTGGTGGGCACCAAACGAACCGGGCGCAACTTCTGCCTGGTGGACGCGGGCATGACCGAGTTTCTGCGCCCCATGCTCTACGGCGCGGCGCACCCGCTCTACCCCATGTGGGACGCCCTCGCCACCGAAATCTGGGACGTGGCGGGGCCAGCCTGCGAGAGTGGCGACCTGCTGGCCCGGGGCGTGCCGCTGCCCACCCCGCAACGGGGGCAGCTGCTGGTCATCGGGGAAGTCGGGGCCTACGGCGCGAGCATGAGCAGCAGCTACCTCTCGCGCCCGCGCCCCGCCGAAGCGTTGTGGGACGGCCAGGAGTGGCACCTGATTCGCCGCCGTGAAACGCCGCAGGAAACGTGGGCGGCGGAAGTTTGA
- a CDS encoding isoprenylcysteine carboxyl methyltransferase family protein, with amino-acid sequence MRARRLTPYLVAGLVLQRLLEVRQARANERWARERGAVEYGQEHYWTFFVLHPAWLLSLLLEGRRSGQPVHWPALLLFVVLQPLRYWVMHTLGRYWNTKILIVPGGERVTGGPFRFVRHPNYVVVALELAAAPLAVGAWRTAAAFTLLNAALLLGLRIPAEERALAEYRRSG; translated from the coding sequence ATGAGAGCACGTCGCCTGACCCCTTACCTTGTCGCTGGCCTCGTGTTGCAACGGTTGCTGGAAGTGCGTCAGGCCCGTGCCAACGAACGCTGGGCGCGGGAACGCGGCGCCGTGGAGTACGGCCAGGAACACTACTGGACCTTCTTCGTGCTGCATCCGGCGTGGCTGCTGTCGCTGCTGCTGGAAGGTCGGCGCAGTGGGCAGCCCGTCCACTGGCCCGCCCTGCTGCTGTTTGTGGTGCTGCAACCACTGCGTTACTGGGTGATGCACACGCTGGGGCGCTACTGGAACACCAAGATTCTGATCGTGCCGGGGGGCGAGCGGGTCACCGGGGGGCCGTTCCGGTTCGTCAGGCACCCCAACTACGTGGTGGTCGCGCTGGAACTCGCCGCCGCGCCGCTGGCGGTGGGGGCGTGGCGCACCGCCGCAGCCTTTACCCTGCTCAACGCCGCGCTGCTGCTGGGGCTGCGCATTCCCGCCGAGGAACGTGCCCTGGCCGAGTACCGCCGCTCAGGCTGA
- a CDS encoding S1C family serine protease, whose amino-acid sequence MNRNLTILALTGTLALGGVLGYQAKEGGLPSQGAATTSQANPVQASTAQDVTASGTLVQTRTSPPATATTAYDAGRARTESEANTVQVVKERQDGLVYISVTEADSSSAEARMRQRLQEQFGFSLPQDQGGGVPATGTGSGFFVSAQGDIVTNNHVVEGASEITIRLHGSKQTYKAKVIARAPDYDLALLRAEGVAPSSIKPLPLGDSDKLDVGLKAIAMGAPFNLDFSVSEGIISSLERQVPVGSREVVQPVIQTDAAINPGNSGGPLLSSAGEVIGVNTQILTGGAGQSAGVGFAIPINTVKRLLPQLQAGQGGVVSPPSLGVVFTDLGSLPPEQLRAAGLPTSGALIQKVYPGSPAAAAGLRGGSNGELTLPSAQGTSALSTDGDLITAVGGQPLTDASSLQQAVLATGEGQPLRLTVRRGGQSREVEVTLQAFQFPQNQQ is encoded by the coding sequence ATGAACAGGAACCTCACGATTCTGGCCCTCACCGGCACACTCGCCCTCGGGGGCGTTCTCGGGTATCAGGCGAAAGAGGGCGGCTTACCGTCTCAGGGAGCGGCGACCACGTCGCAGGCCAACCCAGTACAGGCCAGCACAGCCCAGGACGTGACAGCTTCGGGCACGCTGGTTCAGACCCGGACAAGTCCCCCGGCCACCGCCACCACTGCCTACGACGCGGGCCGCGCCCGCACCGAGTCCGAGGCCAACACCGTGCAGGTGGTCAAGGAGCGGCAGGACGGGCTGGTCTACATCTCGGTCACCGAGGCCGACAGCTCCAGCGCCGAAGCGCGGATGCGTCAGCGGCTTCAGGAGCAGTTCGGGTTCAGCCTGCCCCAGGACCAGGGGGGCGGGGTTCCGGCCACCGGCACCGGCAGCGGCTTTTTCGTCAGTGCCCAGGGCGACATCGTGACCAACAACCATGTGGTGGAAGGCGCGAGTGAAATCACCATCCGTCTGCACGGCAGCAAGCAGACCTACAAGGCCAAGGTCATCGCCCGCGCCCCCGACTACGACCTCGCGCTGCTCCGCGCCGAGGGGGTGGCGCCCAGCAGCATCAAGCCGCTGCCGCTGGGCGACTCCGACAAGCTGGACGTGGGCCTCAAGGCGATTGCGATGGGGGCGCCCTTCAACCTCGACTTTTCCGTCTCCGAGGGCATCATTTCCAGCCTGGAGCGTCAGGTGCCGGTGGGCAGCCGCGAGGTGGTGCAGCCGGTGATTCAGACCGACGCGGCCATCAACCCTGGCAACTCGGGCGGGCCGCTGCTGTCCAGTGCGGGCGAAGTCATCGGGGTCAACACCCAGATTCTGACCGGCGGCGCGGGCCAGAGCGCCGGGGTGGGGTTCGCCATTCCCATCAACACCGTCAAGCGGCTGCTTCCCCAGCTCCAGGCCGGTCAGGGGGGCGTCGTCTCGCCGCCCAGCCTGGGGGTGGTGTTCACCGACCTCGGCAGTTTGCCCCCCGAGCAGCTGCGGGCAGCGGGCCTCCCCACGAGCGGCGCCCTGATTCAGAAGGTCTACCCCGGCAGCCCGGCGGCGGCGGCGGGACTGCGCGGCGGCAGCAACGGCGAGCTGACGCTGCCCTCGGCGCAGGGGACTTCCGCCCTTTCGACCGACGGCGACCTCATCACGGCAGTGGGCGGCCAGCCCCTGACCGATGCCAGCAGCCTGCAACAGGCGGTGCTGGCGACCGGCGAAGGCCAGCCCCTGCGCCTGACCGTGCGGCGGGGCGGCCAGAGCCGCGAGGTCGAAGTCACCTTGCAGGCCTTCCAGTTTCCTCAGAACCAGCAGTGA
- a CDS encoding S1 RNA-binding domain-containing protein encodes MVQLDSGAVAEGRITRVTDFGAFVQFENGETGLVHISQIAHSFVRNIHDHVREGENVEVKVLGRDERGRLDLSIKELLEEPEEVPRPRAIGRQSPQFEAKLRSFMRDAKERGPGGGGLGGKKPAGKRKK; translated from the coding sequence TTGGTGCAGCTTGATTCTGGTGCCGTCGCGGAAGGCCGCATCACTCGCGTCACCGACTTCGGCGCGTTTGTTCAGTTCGAGAACGGCGAAACAGGACTGGTTCACATCTCGCAGATCGCACACTCCTTTGTGCGCAACATTCACGACCACGTGCGTGAAGGCGAGAATGTCGAGGTCAAGGTGCTGGGCCGTGACGAGCGCGGTCGCCTCGACCTGTCCATCAAGGAGCTGCTGGAGGAACCCGAAGAAGTTCCCCGTCCCCGTGCCATCGGACGCCAAAGCCCGCAGTTCGAGGCCAAGCTGCGTTCCTTTATGCGTGACGCCAAGGAGCGCGGCCCCGGTGGCGGCGGCTTGGGCGGCAAAAAGCCCGCAGGTAAGCGCAAGAAGTAA
- the meaB gene encoding methylmalonyl Co-A mutase-associated GTPase MeaB encodes MTAQTLDARYRAGDPRALARALTLAEAGLPAARPLLRVARERAGRAIVLGVTGSPGSGKSTLTDALIHDLRARGERVAVLAVDPSSPYSGGAILGDRIRMLRHHADAGVFVRSLASRGALGGLSPRTMPVLALLEGAGFDWVVLETVGVGQSEVDIAAVCDHTLLVLTPAGGDGIQAFKAGIMEIADVIAVNKADLPGADRTVRELMAAQGLGWHDEHTWFAPIRRTVASRGEGVDSVIEAVRQHRDHLGEAGLQRRRERRAEFEVRTLVQERLLQRARAAGADLYARVARGEVDADAAADELLRG; translated from the coding sequence ATGACCGCTCAGACTCTGGACGCCCGCTACCGGGCCGGGGATCCACGCGCCCTGGCCCGCGCCCTGACCCTGGCCGAGGCCGGTCTGCCTGCCGCCCGCCCCCTGCTGCGCGTGGCCCGTGAACGGGCAGGCCGCGCCATCGTCCTCGGCGTGACGGGCAGCCCCGGCAGTGGCAAGAGCACCCTGACCGACGCACTGATTCACGACCTGCGGGCGCGGGGCGAGCGCGTGGCGGTGCTGGCGGTGGACCCCAGCAGCCCCTACAGCGGCGGCGCGATTCTGGGTGACCGCATCCGCATGCTGCGCCACCACGCCGACGCGGGCGTGTTCGTGCGCTCGCTGGCGTCGCGGGGGGCGCTCGGTGGCCTCTCGCCCCGCACCATGCCGGTCCTCGCCCTGCTCGAAGGCGCGGGCTTCGACTGGGTGGTGCTGGAAACGGTGGGGGTGGGGCAGTCGGAGGTGGACATCGCTGCCGTGTGCGACCACACCCTGCTGGTGCTGACTCCGGCGGGCGGTGACGGCATTCAGGCGTTCAAGGCCGGCATCATGGAAATTGCCGACGTGATCGCTGTCAACAAGGCCGACCTGCCCGGCGCCGACCGCACCGTGCGCGAACTGATGGCCGCGCAGGGGCTGGGCTGGCACGACGAACACACCTGGTTCGCACCCATTCGCCGCACCGTCGCCAGCCGGGGGGAGGGCGTAGACAGTGTGATTGAGGCCGTGCGCCAGCACCGCGACCACCTGGGCGAGGCGGGGTTGCAACGCCGCCGGGAGCGCCGGGCCGAGTTCGAGGTCCGCACGCTGGTGCAGGAGCGCCTGCTGCAACGGGCGCGGGCGGCGGGGGCTGACCTCTACGCCCGTGTCGCCCGGGGAGAAGTGGACGCCGACGCCGCTGCGGACGAGTTGTTGCGCGGCTGA